Within Vigna unguiculata cultivar IT97K-499-35 chromosome 2, ASM411807v1, whole genome shotgun sequence, the genomic segment AAATAAGCAATAAGCATAATGGTTTTCATGCAAAGTGTGTTGCCCCAGATGGGATTCCTCCAGACTTCTTGAGGAGTAAAGGTTGGCGTGTAAAGGCTAGCAGTCCCCGCAATTACCATTTGGAAGAAGCTTTAGGCTCCAATGACTCTTTACGTTCAAAGCTTCCAGATTTTAACTTCCCCTTGTGTAATGATAGTTCTGAAGCAGTGGTAGTTGGAAAGTGGTACTGcccttttatgtttttgaaGGAAAGAATGAGATTAAAGGAGCAGATGGAAAGGTCCATGTTCTATGAGGTCACACTAGAGCAAAGatgggaaaaaatattttcaaagaaaattGCAAGCAGTGAAGACAGTGTGCTTGTTGATGTTGTTATTCAGACAGAAGTTGTGAAGGTTGAAGGAAGGGATGCTGTTTGGGATGAGAGTGGGGTGGTTGAGAAGGTGTTGTGGTTTAAGAGTGTTGATGAAGTCGGAAGAGAGATGAGTGTTGGACTGAGTTTGGAAGTGGTGGAAAGAATGAAATGGGAGCAGAAAAGAGTTGGGTGGAAAGCAAGTAGTGGAAGGCAAGAGAGTGTGATGAGAGTTGAGGAGTTTAGAGGAATGAACAAGTGGGAGAAATTCGGTTGCTATATGCTGGTAGAGAGTTTTGTTTTTAAGAGAATGGATGGAACTTTGGTGCTGACTTATGATTTCAGGCATCCACATCAAATTATGTGCAAATGGGAATGAGAGTTATTACAATCTAGTTAATATATGCTTTGTTTGCCTTATATGTGTGCTTTGTAAACGCAAGAACAGTAGTTGTTATATCGATACTTTGTgtgtaattttacttttaaaagcgAGTTTGGCCCTTTCAGTTAGGACATATAGCAGAATGTAAGTTTTATTTAGTATGTATATGAATACATTGCTCCCGTGTAAAGttagcttaattatgaatgaatgaatgttaTAATCTTCATATTTGGATTACAATCATTTAACTTTGTTTTGCACTTTGATTACACGCATGACCACTGTGGAAATTGTGAAACTCAGCTTACACAACTTGTGTGTGGGAAGTAAGCCTTCCTCTTCATGCCAACTCTTCCATTCTCAACTTCGTATTCTCAGTTGTTCGGCTTTGGTTTCTTCTTGTGTCTGATGTGGGTTGTTCCTGCAGAGCATTTTAATGTTGGAGTTAGTAATTAGTCTTTGATCATTGATTGTGTTAGAATTCCACTTT encodes:
- the LOC114173196 gene encoding uncharacterized protein LOC114173196; amino-acid sequence: MYVTRPVSLYTRNPEALSDPPLGPNSGYLVIWDQPSSYTCLGLCEDPEIKNLPFPQNKNLIITDTYTSHAAQQNHPPNQTITYWDKVLFIPVLNQPLSSNRYYAIRRDGNYQGEASTSSKEGEKATCFCFRFVKDVEPRPLVPSDDYQKVEISNKHNGFHAKCVAPDGIPPDFLRSKGWRVKASSPRNYHLEEALGSNDSLRSKLPDFNFPLCNDSSEAVVVGKWYCPFMFLKERMRLKEQMERSMFYEVTLEQRWEKIFSKKIASSEDSVLVDVVIQTEVVKVEGRDAVWDESGVVEKVLWFKSVDEVGREMSVGLSLEVVERMKWEQKRVGWKASSGRQESVMRVEEFRGMNKWEKFGCYMLVESFVFKRMDGTLVLTYDFRHPHQIMCKWE